In Trueperaceae bacterium, one DNA window encodes the following:
- a CDS encoding 16S rRNA (uracil(1498)-N(3))-methyltransferase, producing MRLNRVRVPAPLAERVTLRGAEAHHLRDVLRLKVGAEVEAFDGLGNVAAGTVAGVDRDGVLLELAPARPSEAEPTREVTVAVALLKGDKLADVVRQCTELGAAAFVLLVTRHADVTALSPAKLQRLARVAEEASRQCGRARVPSVTGPVAIDELAWEGRAVVADPRAGRPAAGVLGDSAAAASAPSPLTLISGPEGGLAPAEVTALLERGAVAANLGPLILRAETAPVALTAVALLGASPGAPGGAPAALGEGR from the coding sequence TTGCGGCTGAACCGCGTCCGCGTGCCCGCCCCCCTCGCCGAGCGGGTCACGCTCAGGGGGGCGGAGGCGCACCACCTGCGCGACGTGCTCAGGCTCAAGGTCGGCGCCGAGGTCGAGGCGTTCGACGGCCTCGGCAACGTTGCCGCGGGGACGGTGGCGGGCGTCGACCGCGACGGGGTGCTGCTCGAGCTGGCGCCGGCCCGGCCGAGCGAGGCCGAACCGACGCGGGAGGTGACGGTCGCCGTGGCGCTCCTCAAGGGCGACAAGCTCGCCGACGTCGTGCGGCAGTGCACCGAGCTGGGCGCCGCCGCCTTCGTGCTGCTGGTCACCCGCCACGCCGACGTGACCGCCCTGTCGCCCGCCAAGCTGCAGCGGCTGGCGCGGGTGGCGGAGGAGGCGTCGCGGCAGTGCGGACGCGCGCGCGTGCCGAGCGTGACCGGCCCGGTGGCCATCGACGAGTTGGCGTGGGAGGGGCGCGCCGTGGTGGCCGACCCGCGGGCCGGCAGGCCCGCGGCGGGCGTCCTCGGTGACAGCGCCGCAGCGGCGTCCGCGCCGAGCCCGCTGACCCTGATCAGCGGCCCGGAGGGGGGTCTGGCGCCGGCCGAGGTGACGGCGCTGCTGGAGCGCGGCGCGGTCGCGGCGAACCTCGGTCCGCTGATCCTGCGGGCGGAGACTGCGCCGGTGGCGCTCACGGCCGTGGCGCTGCTGGGGGCGTCACCAGGCGCGCCAGGGGGCGCGCCCGCGGCGCTCGGGGAGGGCCGATGA